The following proteins are co-located in the [Pasteurella] mairii genome:
- the gloB gene encoding hydroxyacylglutathione hydrolase, with the protein MLVPIPALNDNYIWLYRREDLPVIVVDVAEADVLLRYFMQYQLVPEAVLITHYHSDHTAGIAEFARHFPQVPVYGPAEAQAHGVTHIVESGQITTPHYQIQILPTGGHTAGHLSFVVDGHLFCGDTLFSAGCGRVFTGDYEQMYQSLQRLKQLPESTLVCAAHEYTLSNLAFALTVMENKCAVANQLKLVQRLRTKNQPSLPTTLGLEMQINPFLVARDVAQFVAWRKAKDNF; encoded by the coding sequence ATGTTAGTTCCAATTCCTGCACTTAATGATAACTATATTTGGCTTTATAGACGAGAAGATTTACCGGTGATTGTAGTAGATGTGGCGGAAGCTGATGTATTATTACGTTATTTTATGCAGTATCAATTAGTGCCGGAAGCGGTATTGATCACGCATTATCACAGCGATCATACCGCCGGTATTGCTGAATTTGCCCGCCATTTTCCGCAAGTGCCGGTGTATGGACCGGCAGAAGCACAAGCTCATGGCGTGACACATATTGTGGAAAGTGGGCAAATTACGACGCCACATTACCAAATTCAAATTTTACCGACGGGAGGGCATACCGCTGGGCATTTGAGTTTTGTGGTGGATGGGCATTTATTTTGCGGTGATACCTTATTTTCTGCCGGCTGTGGTCGGGTTTTTACTGGCGATTATGAGCAAATGTACCAATCTTTGCAGCGCTTAAAACAATTGCCGGAAAGTACCCTTGTTTGTGCGGCGCATGAATATACCTTGAGTAATTTGGCGTTTGCGTTGACGGTGATGGAGAATAAATGTGCGGTGGCAAATCAGCTTAAATTGGTGCAAAGGTTGCGGACGAAAAATCAGCCAAGTTTGCCGACAACCTTAGGATTGGAGATGCAAATTAACCCATTTTTGGTAGCTCGAGATGTTGCACAGTTTGTGGCATGGCGTAAAGCGAAAGATAATTTTTAA
- a CDS encoding type 11 methyltransferase has protein sequence MKWNAKLSTSFELPSSWQQLQRGTQYQEVISQYFATWSPNVLGYQWLKLGGLSGEIHCQLPLRHHIIMAPKITQNLTALSSQEDTSVVQSRLSELPLVEKSIDMCIMANTLNFSQDPHQILRETTRVLCNDGYLFLSLFNPFSRLGIKRHLNLNGQAPLPFRHFCAWRVIDWLDLLNFEILATQRLALTNEVPYFGSLVAIIAKKRTYPLNFTPQKIKFHPHKRFNTVEAFNEIRE, from the coding sequence ATGAAATGGAATGCAAAATTATCAACCTCATTTGAACTGCCAAGTAGCTGGCAACAGTTGCAACGTGGCACACAATATCAAGAGGTTATCAGTCAATATTTTGCAACTTGGTCTCCTAATGTATTAGGTTATCAATGGTTGAAATTGGGCGGATTAAGTGGCGAAATTCACTGTCAGTTACCCTTGCGTCACCATATCATCATGGCACCCAAAATTACGCAAAATTTGACCGCACTTTCATCACAAGAAGACACTTCCGTGGTACAAAGTCGTCTATCAGAGCTGCCTTTAGTGGAAAAATCCATTGATATGTGTATTATGGCGAATACCTTGAATTTTAGTCAAGATCCCCATCAAATTCTGCGCGAAACGACAAGAGTACTGTGCAACGACGGTTATCTCTTTCTGTCGTTATTCAATCCGTTCAGCCGATTAGGCATAAAACGTCACCTCAACCTCAATGGACAAGCGCCACTCCCGTTTCGCCATTTTTGTGCTTGGCGCGTTATCGATTGGCTGGATTTGCTGAATTTTGAAATTCTTGCTACCCAACGCCTAGCACTTACTAACGAAGTACCTTATTTCGGTTCGCTTGTGGCAATTATCGCAAAAAAAAGAACTTACCCACTGAATTTCACGCCACAAAAAATCAAATTTCACCCCCATAAACGCTTTAACACGGTGGAAGCCTTTAATGAAATTCGGGAGTAA
- a CDS encoding Uncharacterized conserved protein, which yields MALGWYELKLAKDGQFMFNLKAANSQTILTSERYKTRAAAENGIISVQKNGVDEQNFEYKTTSDGQPYFILKAKNHQEIGRSEYYSSNTAAQNGVKSVINNAATTAIKDKTAE from the coding sequence ATGGCATTAGGTTGGTATGAACTCAAATTGGCAAAAGACGGTCAATTTATGTTTAATTTAAAAGCGGCGAACAGCCAAACGATTTTGACCAGCGAACGTTATAAGACGCGTGCGGCAGCTGAAAACGGTATTATTTCTGTGCAAAAAAATGGCGTTGATGAGCAAAATTTTGAATATAAAACGACTTCTGATGGTCAACCGTATTTTATTTTGAAAGCGAAAAATCATCAAGAAATTGGACGTAGCGAATATTATTCCTCCAACACAGCAGCACAAAATGGCGTAAAATCCGTGATTAACAATGCGGCAACAACGGCAATTAAAGATAAAACTGCGGAATAA
- the cocE gene encoding Cocaine esterase, with protein sequence MNTFKLLENVMIKMRDGVHLATDIYLPTHLRQTSFPVVIERTPYNKSAHSRSEIDLSGHKISRQEMAEVFTQHGFALIFQDCRGRYLSEGEFIKYVNEGQDGFDTYQWIMQQPWCNGRIGSMGLSYAAHTQLAAACLNPNGLKTMVLDSGGFANAYQCGIRQGGAFELKQATWAFKQAALSPIAKNNAIIAAALKQEDIHQWFNQMPWKAGHSPVRHLPEYENYLLEQWQAGTFTEYWQQLGIYGEGWYKTLPDIPVLFMSSWYDAYVPSTLANFKAFCAAGRTAPQKLIMGSWLHGDRNVTHSGNVEFGEIATFDGHIDKTWLECRLKWFEQHLKSSERPISHHQVSFFMMGGGSGRKNKQGKMQHGGEWIHSTEYPLPGTTIQKWYLQKDMHLRQHFSEPAVHKFQSDPNNPVPTIGGAITSGKPVFVGGAFDQRELPDFFGSKQNNMPLAARHDILVYQTELLEEDICLAGEIKIKLFIASDVPDTDFTAKLIDVYPPNEDYPQGYAMNITDGIIRTRYRKSWSKPEFLQQGEIVEVIIRPFESCNVFKKGHRLRLDIAGSNFPHFDCNPNSGEDEGYASVKNIATNQIYVGDKYPSVLEIQVIHPQNIRS encoded by the coding sequence ATGAATACTTTTAAACTACTTGAAAATGTAATGATTAAAATGCGGGATGGAGTACATCTTGCAACAGATATTTATTTACCTACTCATCTTCGACAAACGAGTTTTCCTGTTGTCATTGAACGAACCCCCTATAATAAATCAGCACATTCCCGTTCAGAAATTGATTTAAGTGGACATAAAATCAGCCGACAAGAGATGGCGGAAGTTTTTACTCAACATGGATTTGCACTTATTTTTCAAGATTGTCGTGGTCGCTATTTATCAGAAGGGGAATTCATAAAATATGTAAATGAAGGACAAGATGGTTTTGATACCTATCAATGGATAATGCAACAACCTTGGTGTAATGGGCGTATCGGGAGCATGGGACTATCTTATGCTGCACATACCCAACTGGCGGCAGCTTGCCTAAATCCTAACGGATTGAAAACAATGGTTCTTGATTCTGGTGGGTTTGCTAATGCCTATCAATGTGGCATTCGACAGGGAGGCGCATTTGAACTTAAACAAGCAACATGGGCATTTAAACAAGCAGCATTAAGTCCGATTGCAAAAAATAATGCTATTATAGCTGCCGCTCTGAAACAAGAAGATATCCATCAGTGGTTCAATCAAATGCCATGGAAAGCTGGTCATTCTCCAGTTCGTCATCTTCCAGAATATGAAAATTATTTGCTTGAACAATGGCAAGCGGGTACATTTACTGAATACTGGCAACAACTTGGTATTTATGGTGAAGGATGGTATAAGACCTTGCCTGACATACCGGTATTATTTATGTCAAGTTGGTATGATGCCTATGTTCCATCAACGTTGGCAAATTTCAAAGCTTTTTGCGCAGCAGGTAGGACTGCTCCCCAAAAATTGATTATGGGTTCATGGTTACACGGCGATCGTAATGTTACACACAGTGGCAATGTAGAGTTTGGAGAGATTGCCACTTTTGATGGACATATTGATAAAACCTGGTTGGAATGTCGCTTAAAATGGTTTGAACAACATCTTAAATCCTCTGAGCGACCAATATCGCATCATCAAGTTTCTTTTTTTATGATGGGCGGTGGATCAGGCAGAAAAAATAAGCAAGGAAAAATGCAACATGGTGGAGAATGGATCCACAGTACAGAATATCCGCTTCCAGGTACCACCATACAAAAATGGTATTTACAAAAAGACATGCACTTACGCCAACATTTTTCTGAACCTGCAGTACATAAGTTTCAATCAGATCCCAATAATCCGGTACCCACTATTGGAGGAGCTATTACCTCAGGTAAACCAGTTTTTGTCGGAGGGGCATTTGATCAACGGGAATTACCTGATTTTTTTGGATCTAAACAAAATAACATGCCATTAGCAGCTCGTCATGATATTTTAGTTTATCAAACGGAGCTTCTGGAAGAAGATATCTGCCTTGCTGGGGAAATTAAAATCAAATTGTTTATTGCCAGCGATGTTCCTGATACCGACTTTACTGCAAAATTAATTGATGTCTATCCGCCAAATGAAGATTATCCGCAAGGTTATGCAATGAATATTACGGATGGGATTATTAGAACCCGTTATAGAAAATCATGGAGTAAACCAGAATTTCTTCAGCAAGGCGAAATAGTCGAAGTTATAATACGTCCCTTTGAAAGTTGCAACGTGTTCAAAAAAGGGCATAGATTACGTTTAGATATAGCGGGAAGTAATTTTCCACATTTTGATTGCAATCCAAATAGCGGTGAAGATGAAGGGTATGCGTCAGTTAAAAATATTGCAACAAATCAAATATACGTAGGGGATAAATATCCATCAGTATTAGAAATACAAGTTATTCATCCACAAAACATAAGGAGCTAA